One segment of Prionailurus bengalensis isolate Pbe53 chromosome D4, Fcat_Pben_1.1_paternal_pri, whole genome shotgun sequence DNA contains the following:
- the TXN gene encoding thioredoxin, with product MVKQIESKYAFQEALNSAGEKLVVVDFSATWCGPCKMIKPFFHSLSEKYSNVVFLEVDVDDCQDVASECEVKCMPTFQFFKKGQKVGEFSGANKEKLEATINELI from the exons ATGGTGAAGCAGATCGAGAGCAAG tatGCTTTTCAGGAAGCCTTGAACAGTGCAGGGGAAAAACTTGTAGTAGTTGATTTCTCTGCCACGTGGTGTGGACCTTGCAAAATGATCAAGCCCTTCTTTCAT tcCCTCTCTGAGAAGTATTCCAACGTGGTGTTCCTTGAAGTAGACGTGGATGACTGTCAG GATGTTGCTTCAGAGTGTGAAGTCAAATGCATGCCAAccttccagttttttaaaaagggacagaag GTGGGTGAATTTTCTGGAGCTAATAAGGAAAAACTTGAAGCTACCATCAATGAATTAATCTAA